The Kineococcus radiotolerans SRS30216 = ATCC BAA-149 genomic interval CGGTGCACGGCGTGCAGCGACAGCACCCACAGCGCGGGCAGGACCAGGAACACCCCGGGCAGGGTGAGGGCGAGCAGCGCGGCCACGGCCGTGACGGCCAGGGCGGCCGCACCGGCCAGCGGGACGCGGCGCAGCGCCAGCCAGCCCCCGGCCAGCGCGGGCCGCCAGCCGCGCCCGGCGGGACCGTCGGCGAGCTGCGGGATCCCGAGCAGGACGGCGGCCAGCAGGACGGCGACGACGACGAGCAGCGCGCCGGCGGCGAGGTCGCCGCCGGGGACGGTCCCCGAGCGCAGCAGGCCCAGCTCGACGGCGACGAGCCACCCGGCGAGGAGGGTGGCGACGCCGACGGGGACGCCGGGCAGGAAGCGGCGGCCGAACTCGCGGGCGGTCTCGGACCAGGGCGGCAGGTCGTCGGTGTCGGCCCAGTGCCCCACCGCCCGCGACACGGCCGCGACGACGGCGCCCAGGGGCAGCACGCAGAGGCTGAGCAGGGCCGCGACGACCCCGAGCAGGCACAGCTCGGAGATGCGCCGGACCTGCTCCTTCCAGCCGCTGCCGGACCCGGTGGCCTCGGGGGCGCGGCGGCGCCGGGCCCGCGGGGCGGTCGCCACGGGGGCGCTCACCCCTTGATCCCGCTGGTGTTGATGCCCTCGACGATGAGCCGCTGGAAGACGAGGAAGAAGAGGAACACCGGGACCAGGCTGAGGACGGACATCGCGAACATCGGGCCGATGGCGTTCTGCCCGGAGGAGTCCAGGAAGAGCCGCAGGCCGATGGGCAGCGTGTAGCGGGTGATGTCGTTGAGGTAGACCAGCTGGGAGAAGAAGTCGTTCCAGGTCTGGATGAACGAGAAGACCGTCGTCGTGACCAGGGCGGGCTTGCTCAGCGGGAGCACGATCCGGAAGAACGTGGCGAACGGCCCGCACCCGTCGATGGAGGCGGCCTCGTCCAGGGTGCGCGGGATGCCGCGCATGAACTGGACCATGAGGAAGATGAAGAACGCGTCCGTCGCGAGGAACTTCGGGACGATGAGCGGCAGCGGGGTGTTGACCCAGCCGAGGGCGTTGAACAGGACGTACTGGGGGACGACGAGCACGTGGTGCGGCAGCAGCAGCGTGCCGATCATCAGCGCGAACCACAGCCCCCGCAGCGGGAAGCGCAGCCGGGCGAAGGCGTAGGCGGCCAGCGCGCAGGAGACGACGTTGCCGATGACCACGCCGGCGGAGACGACGACGCTGTTGGCGAAGAACCGGGCGAAGCTGACGCCGGGGATGCCGGACCAGCCCTCGGCGTAGTTCCCGGGGGTGAAGGACTCCGGCAGGACGTTGAGGTTGTTGGAGATCTCCTGCGGGGACTTCAGCGACGTGCCGATCATGTAGACGATCGGGTACAGCGCGACGACCAGCAGGGCCACCAGGACGACGTGGGCGACGATCCCGCCGCGCCCGCGCGCGGGGCGGCCGCCGGTGGGGGCCTGCGGTGCGAGCGGCGCGGAGGCCAGCGTGCTCGGAGCGGTGGTCATCAGTGCTCCCCCTCGTCGGCGTAGTGGACCCACAGCGAACCGCTGCGGAACACGATGGCGGTGATGACCCCCAGGACGAGCAGGAAGCCCCAGGCCATCGCCGAGGCGTAGCCCATCTGGAAGTCGCCGAACCCGCGCAGGTACAGGTACAGGGTGTAGAGCAGCGTCGAGTCCGCGGGGCCGCCGGTGCCGCCGCTGATGACGAACGCGGCGGTGAACCCCTGGAACCCGGCGATGGTCTCCAGCACGAGGTTGAAGAAGAGCACCGGGGACAGCATCGGCAGGGTGATGTGCCAGAACTGCTTGAACCGGCCGGCGCCGTCGAGGGAGCCCGCCTCGAACAGCTCGGTGGGGATCTGCTTGAGGCCGGCCAGGAAGATCACCATGGGGGCGCCGAACTGCCAGGCCGCCAGCAGCACCAGGGTGCCCAGCGCCGTCGAGGGGTTGGTGATCCAGCTGCGCCCGTCGATCCCGACGAAGCCGAGGACCTCGTTGATGGCGCCCTGGCCGCCGAACAGCGTCTGCCACACGATGGCGATGGCGACGCTGCCGCCGAGCAGCGAGGGGACGTAGAACAGCGCCCGGTACAGGCCGACGCCGCGGCGGTCGCGGTAGAGCAGCAGGGCGACCCCGAGGGCGACGGCGAGCTTCAGCGGCACCGAGACGACCGCGAACAGCAGCGTCGCCTTGACGGAGTTCCAGTACTGTGGGTCGTCGGTGAGCATCCGGACGTAGTTCTCGAGCCCCACCCACTGCGGGGCCTGCAGCAGGTCGTAGTCGGTGAAGCTCAGGTAGAGCGAGTACAGCATCGGGAAGAGCGTGATGCCGAACAGGCCGACGAACCACGGGATGAGGAACGTGTAGCCCGCGACCGCCTCCCGCCGGCGGCGGGGGCTGCTGCCCCGCACCTGGGCACCGGCGCTGCGGCGGGGTACGGCGTGCGGCGCGCGGTGGGCCGTGTCGGCCATGGGAACGCTCCTGTCCGTGTGCTTCGTCGGAGGTGCCATCGGGATGTCGTCGCCCGGGGGCTCAGCTGCCGGCGCGCTTCAGGGCCGAGTTCGCCTGGGAGACGAACTCCGCGGCCGCGGCCCCGGCCTCGGCGCGACCGAAGGCGACGTTCTCGGCGGCGGAGGTGAGCAGCTGGCCGATCTGGGAGTCGCCCTGGGCCGGGACCGGCGGGGTGGGTCCGGCGGTGGCGGTGACCCGCTCGTCGAACTCCAGGACGTACTTGAGCTGCTCGCTGAAGGCGGGGGCGATGGCCGCGCGGACCTCGCTGTTCGGGGGCAGACCGCGCTCGGTGCCCAGGACGGCCCCGGCCTCGGGGTCGTTGTCGAAGAAGTTGATGACGTCGACGGCGGTGGGGATGTTCTTGCCGCGGGCGTAGGCGGTGAAGTACTGCGAGGGGCGGGCGTAGGCGCCGGCGGGGTCCCCGGGCAGCGGCACGAGCTGGAGCTGGTGGTCGGTGGCCTTGGCCAGCTCGGTGAGCTGGTTGTCGTAGGAGAAGGTGGCGACCGTCTGCTTGGTGGCGACGGTGTTCTTGGAGATGTCGCCGGCGTTGGCGGGCTGGCTCACCTCCGCCGGGGAGGCGCCCCCGCTGTCGCGCAGGTCGCCCCACATGGTGAACCACTCCGTGAGCTCGGTCTCGCCGAAGCCGAGGGCCTGGCCGTCGTAGAGGTTCTTGCCGCCCTGGCGCAGCCAGTACTCCAGCCAGTTGAGGTTCGCGCTCTC includes:
- a CDS encoding carbohydrate ABC transporter permease, giving the protein MTTAPSTLASAPLAPQAPTGGRPARGRGGIVAHVVLVALLVVALYPIVYMIGTSLKSPQEISNNLNVLPESFTPGNYAEGWSGIPGVSFARFFANSVVVSAGVVIGNVVSCALAAYAFARLRFPLRGLWFALMIGTLLLPHHVLVVPQYVLFNALGWVNTPLPLIVPKFLATDAFFIFLMVQFMRGIPRTLDEAASIDGCGPFATFFRIVLPLSKPALVTTTVFSFIQTWNDFFSQLVYLNDITRYTLPIGLRLFLDSSGQNAIGPMFAMSVLSLVPVFLFFLVFQRLIVEGINTSGIKG
- a CDS encoding carbohydrate ABC transporter permease codes for the protein MADTAHRAPHAVPRRSAGAQVRGSSPRRRREAVAGYTFLIPWFVGLFGITLFPMLYSLYLSFTDYDLLQAPQWVGLENYVRMLTDDPQYWNSVKATLLFAVVSVPLKLAVALGVALLLYRDRRGVGLYRALFYVPSLLGGSVAIAIVWQTLFGGQGAINEVLGFVGIDGRSWITNPSTALGTLVLLAAWQFGAPMVIFLAGLKQIPTELFEAGSLDGAGRFKQFWHITLPMLSPVLFFNLVLETIAGFQGFTAAFVISGGTGGPADSTLLYTLYLYLRGFGDFQMGYASAMAWGFLLVLGVITAIVFRSGSLWVHYADEGEH
- a CDS encoding ABC transporter substrate-binding protein, whose product is MTTPTGRTPARLAVPARRSFLAGALGTSVLGLAACGGNSDSAAGGGAEAGAGPETTEPVVLTVAWWGGPARAENTQKVLDLYTKAHPNVTFKTQWQGYSGYYDKINTSAAGRNAPDIIQIDNRALREYANKSVIADLTPWVGGTLKTDAIDPKLIDTGEVDGKLYAMPLASNTQALAVDATVLQPLNLLPAESGWADWDEFAAWATSVTTATGGLWGTRDESANLNWLEYWLRQGGKNLYDGQALGFGETELTEWFTMWGDLRDSGGASPAEVSQPANAGDISKNTVATKQTVATFSYDNQLTELAKATDHQLQLVPLPGDPAGAYARPSQYFTAYARGKNIPTAVDVINFFDNDPEAGAVLGTERGLPPNSEVRAAIAPAFSEQLKYVLEFDERVTATAGPTPPVPAQGDSQIGQLLTSAAENVAFGRAEAGAAAAEFVSQANSALKRAGS